One stretch of Erpetoichthys calabaricus chromosome 14, fErpCal1.3, whole genome shotgun sequence DNA includes these proteins:
- the LOC114665075 gene encoding procathepsin L-like isoform X1: MFADNLRVKCLVLTIALLVAVTADSVSVEDQEFYEWKIEHRKSYTSFEDEAHHKETWLTNRKYVIMHNMLADRGIKTYWLGMTFFADLTNEEYKQMAFRGCFGRFNTSKFNQSSSVKELYGQDLPASVDWRKKGYVTDIKNQKDCGSCWAFSATGALEGQHFKRTKTLVSLSEQQLVDCSSNYGNYGCNGGLMVNAFKYIKENGGIDTEESYPYKARDGKCRFNPQTIGAKCSGYKNIKSRSEKGLQQAVATVGPISVAIDAGQMSFQLYKRGIYNEPDCSSTDLNHGVLAVGYGTEKGHDYWLVKNSWGLRWGNKGYIQMSRNKKNQCGIATDASYPVV; the protein is encoded by the exons gGTGAAGTGCCTTGTGCTTACTATAGCACTCCTGGTGGCCGTCACTGCTGACTCCGTGTCCGTAGAAGATCAAGAGTTCTATGAATGGAAGATAGAGCATA gaaAGTCATACACTTCTTTTGAAGACGAGGCCCATCACAAAGAGACCTGGCTGACAAATCGGAAGTATGTCATCATGCATAATATGCTGGCTGACAGGGGAATCAAGACCTACTGGCTTGGCATGACCTTCTTTGCTGATTTG ACAAACGAGGAGTACAAGCAAATGGCCTTCAGGGGCTGCTTTGGTCGCTTTAACACTTCCAAGTTCAATCAAAGTTCTTCTGTCAAGGAACTGTATGGACAAGATCTCCCTGCCTCAGTAGATTGGAGAAAGAAAGGCTATGTTACAGACATCAAGAATCAGAAAGACTGTGGTTCCTGCTGGGCTTTCAGTGCA ACAGGGGCACTGGAAGGACAGCATTTTAAgagaacaaaaacactggtgtcCCTGAGTGAGCAGCAGTTAGTGGATTGCTCAAGTAATTACGGCAACTATGGCTGCAATGGTGGGCTCATGGTCAATGCTTTCAAGTACATCAAGGAAAACGGAGGCATAGACACTGAAGAGTCATACCCCTATAAAGCTAGG GATGGAAAATGTAGATTCAACCCTCAAACCATTGGCGCCAAGTGCTCTGGCTATAAGAACATCAAGAGCAGAAGTGAAAAGGGTCTACAACAAGCAGTTGCCACCGTTGGTCCAATTTCAGTGGCCATTGATGCAGGTCAAATGTCTTTCCAGCTCTATAAGAGAG GAATCTACAATGAACCTGACTGCAGTAGCACTGATTTGAACCACGGGGTCCTGGCTGTCGGCTATGGGACAGAAAAAGGCCATGACTACTGGCTGGTTAAGAACAG CTGGGGGCTTCGTTGGGGCAACAAAGGCTACATCCAAATGAGCAGAAACAAGAAGAACCAGTGTGGGATTGCCACGGATGCTAGTTACCCAGTTGTCTAA